From Zea mays cultivar B73 chromosome 3, Zm-B73-REFERENCE-NAM-5.0, whole genome shotgun sequence:
gcttggtcacggctggatttattagagaagtattacaccctgagtggttagccaaccctgttcttgtactcaaaaagaataaagtggattggcgcatgtgcgtcgactatactgatctcaacaaacactgtccgaaggatccctttgggctcccgaggatagatcaggtggtggacttcaccgctggatgttctgtgctgtctttcctggattgctattccggataccaccagattagcttggcaaaggaagacgaagaaaaaacagcgttcattactccgtttggtgctttctgttatacctccatgccgttcggcctcaaaaacgctggagcgacttatcagagagccattcaaacatgcttagccgatcactggggcaagcgtgtggaggcctacgtagatgatgtggtaatcaaaacagagtactcggaaaacttcatcgaagacttacagctggttttcaacagtctgagacggtatagatggaagcttaatcccaaaaaatgtgttttcggggtaccagcaggaaagttactcgggtttattgtcagccaccggggaattgaagctaacccggataagattgaagctatcatgaagatggaatcacctcgatcacaaaagaaggttcagcgacttactggatgtatggtagctctgagcagatttgtatccaggctgggggaaaaaggtttaccattttacaagctactcaagaaggtggataagtttcagtggacttcagaggcataggaagctctagatgcactgaagaaattcttgacatcaccaccagtactgaagccaccacgacgagctacatcaactcaaccagctgaagatctgctactgtatatctcttgcacgactcacgtggtaagcaccgcgttggtagtcgagcgagcagaagaaggacatgcctacccagtgcaacatcctgtttacttcatcagtgatgttctgggcccctcaaagaaaaagtatcctcaagttcagaagctattgtatgcagtacttctaactgcccgcaagctacgtcactactttgatgaccacaaagtcatagtagtcactggttttccgataggggatattcttcacaacaaggaagccattggccgaatagccaagtgggcttgtgagctgggatctcatgacatcgagttccgacctcgtactgccatcaaaactcaagcactggttgatttcgtatcagagtggactgaacagcaagtaccagataacccagagactacagaagtgtggcgaatgtattttgatggctcgctgaagctgcagggagcaggagcaggaattctcttcactgcacctggaggcgagcacctcaaatatgccctccagttgctgtttccggcctccaacaatgcagccgagtatgaagctctgatccatggattgaacatcgccatatcattgggcatcaagagattgatggtgtacggagactctctggtagtcattagccagataaacaaagagtggcattgttcaagcgattcaatgggaaaatactgtactgccgtccgaaagctggaagataaatttgagggtctggaatttcatcatgtagaaagagatcggaacacagcagccgatgtgttgtccaagctaggatccagtcgaactcaggtcccacctggagtctttgtgcaagaaatactacagccgagcatctcaatggatcaagcagaagagtgtaatattatagatcaacccgagtcagactctgatgactggagaaggccaatcatcaggtatataaagaatgaagaggaaccagatgacaagaattcagccgagcgcattgccagacagtcggctcacaacacactcattggggagacattgtacaaaaagggtgcatcaggcgtcctcatgaagtgcattctcccatctgctgggaagcgacttctggaggaggtccatgctgggcaatgtggaatacatgcaacatccagaacactagtcggaaaggtcttcaggtcaggattctattggccaacagcgaagagtgatgcagccaaGTTAGtttagaggtgcgaagcttgccaatacttgtcaaaacaacaacatctagcagcacaacaactgcagaccataccagtaagttggcctttcgcatgctggggactggatatgattggacctttcaagaaagctcaaggaggatacactcatgtattggtagcaatcgacaaattcactaaatggatagagttcaagcccattgcttctttaacctcagctaaggccgtggaattcatacaagacataatattcagattcgggataccaaacagcatcataactgacctaggatccaacttcacaagttcagagttcctcgacttctgcgagcaaaaaagcattcagatcaagtatgcttctgtagcacatccaagagccaacgggtaggtcgagcgagccaacgggatgatactggaggcactcaggaaaaaggtcttcaataagaatgaaaaattcgcaggaacgaTTCGCTTCCATGGTTGAAAGTAGTGGGACTGCCACATAATACAATGAAAATGAATTCATTCTCGGTTGAGCAGGAGATTCTGATCCAGAAGATGCCGCAGAAGACTTTGAaacgaaagtggataagggaattgccgtatgtcgtttggagcctaagaacccaacttagccgagctctgcatggaaacactcctttcttcatggtctatgggtcggaggcagtgttacccgccgatctcaagttcggggcgccaagattgatcttcgaaaacatagcagaagtcgaagccaccaggctggaggacattgatatactcgaggaagaacgattgaatgcagtaatccaatcagcacggtaccagcagactctaaggcgctatcacgacaaggccgtgcgacagcgattcttctcagtaggagatctcgtcctccgccgaattctaacgggggagggacgacacaagttatcgcccttatgggaaggacccttcatagtagcagaagccactcggccaggatcatatcgtctcactcagatggacggcacagaagtcgggaactcctggaacatagaacacctcaggaagttttatccctaactgtatttcaaaagctatcgggacgacgatgtactctgtaaaatggaaatatgtcatcaataaaaaagggcttcaaagatactcagtttgttcacgattgacttgcattcttacttaactcggggtgaccattatgccctgctaacggagcaatcgacttaagtcggcaacgtcttaaggcggtgcaacatgctcacgcttacttaacggggtgaccactatgccctgctaacggagcaatcggcttaagtcggcaacgacttaaggcggtgcaacatgctcacgcttacttaactcggggtgaccactatgccctgctaacggagcaatcggcttaagtcggcaacgacttaaggcggtgcaacatgctcacgcttacttaactcggggtgaccactatgccctgctaacggagcaatcggcttaagtcggcaacgacttaaggcggtgcaacatgctcacgcttacttaactcggggtcaccactatgccctgctaacggagcaatcggcttaagtcggcaacgacttaaggcggtgctacatgctcacgcttacttaactcggggtgaccactatgccctgctaacggagcaatcgactaaaGTCAGCAgcaacttaagccggtgcaacatgctcacgcctatgcaatccagggtgaccactacgccctattaacagaagcaatcgacttaagtcagtagCGACTTGAGGCGATCTGACGTGATtgcaattactcatataaggatgacttctatatcctgcaaacaaatttcaaaactatcgcgcatcattttactactgcatatttatgaactgatgaattctgaaacaacatgagaataacaatatcgtccaagtactgaaatgacgtcctataacaaatgtctgaccatgctaaccgcgcgctcaaaacacgcaaaatgtttctctattttgtggtatttttctcaggagcaatcgatgaagaaggacgactcgaggaatcaggggcagcattcacgtcagcccttatatcttcgggaacaaccacgccgggtctactcatcaagattcgccccgcccgaatagccttgtccatggctctgtcgcgctgggccctgagggtaacggaagtttcttcagcaaccttggcagccagccaagcagtttctaactcctgggcgatggatttcttggaagctcggagttctttgatggtagcgtccttcgctgatatcaactgcttgagccgggtcacctcatccgtggattcctgcagcttacagcgttggttgtctaactcttccatggtgaagcgatgactcctttccaggatagtcagcgagttgctagaatcacgatacaatctgtcaagactgtcgcgagaagcagcaaggatacgtttttcttcctgcaagcagaagtcaactccctcaagcatcaagcaagtaataggatcaCGACAAGGCAAAGCacggtttcataagtcaccttttcagaattaagctgagcatgaagagaagaactcagtgcattggcgtcatctaaggcagcagagacctgagctagttcaatctgactttgagaatacttcccttcaaagtcagagcaccgctggaccatttcagcctgatctcgagaatgtttttcttcaagagtggaaatctgtcgagtcatacctagcaggagacaaccAAACAAAGGGGGTCAGGATGTAAAGCAGTTTAATAGAGAAGACAAAAGAGAagcaaaaagcactaaccagcgttggtcgcctccagttcagagacacgatgttgaagtgacactggattccaacatgcaagagacgaagctacttctgggacagaagcaccctgtaacctcagctggctagccatcccatccaccaaagcctgatgaggagaacagatgagtgtaatgacagcagttcatgcagtgtaaaaaccaagctaaaatacatcacagtacctggaggttggaaaagaacgaagggatccccaaatcaggagagatcaattgataaccgggcgtaaggccaccacccgaagcagcttgcaacgaatcaGCAGGAATCAGAtcggtgccatcaacagagcccaacactcggtcagcggggacgctaccctctaaagcgactccctggtccaaggcttgggctaccaccatacagccggagtgtggaggcgatcccgcatgaacgtccatggaagtacaagagggagactccgctcggacatcctcgggggctgggtcatagtttgcactgcccacttcagCCGGATCATcctcggcagcaccctcgggggctgggcagtggcttgcacttcccacccgaaccaagtcatccccaACAACATTCTCGGGGGCTGAGcacgtgtcaacaccatccttggggtccaagttctctgcggtagccacctctaaggctgatggaccctcagttacttccataggaccaggacgatccaagttagtctcccgaccctcgagatcgcgctctaaggtcgacgaggcacgggatgacctcaacccagcatcaagcacatcagcacaaacctccatcacaccatcacctgctggctccgataacaaatcttctggaaccatatcctcaagagtctgatcaaaattagcCAGGGACAGTtattgcagaccaatgagagcagacaaagcaggacaaggaactccactactttcaccgctagcgatgaactgccgattgtttttccgagtcaaaggaacttcatcttcttcctcctcgtcgtccacattagcaacacaggcagcacccccattgggatcagcaacaaatggagcacccacattgggatcagcaacagattgggtacacccattggggtcagcgtcagtaaattcagtcacaggcacttcttcagcagcaggaaccgaggtaccaacgtcccgatccaaactggatactcgccggaggcgtctctttttcttttttctgctcatcagcagaaggatcaggttgactggctcgacaagggcgcctcgggcgagtactggcaggcttctgagtatccaaagttgtatcagcctctgggaggggcgccactaccaatgccccagcaggagcagcatcagaagagtcctcagccagcaaatcaagcatagcgcttatctctgcatcactagggttcaggggcacctcaaaatggagctgccgttcatcatcaggaatctccccgagcgaggcaaccaaggcactaacttcttcagcagaaggccgcactctaaggcccaaactaccATCAGTGACAGGAGGATTcgacacccaatgaagttcagggtcctacaaaacaaaatgccgacctctaaggcacaagcacgaaacgaagcttcggtttacgagtgatcaaagcaggaggagacagtaagaagtcgttttcttcaaatcgcctgcaagctggacctgagatctttgggctgattacctctaaattaacccaaagatcgggggcttgtgggggacagatatccccgggtccactaaaagagtaaaagacctcacgaaaggcccaagggcccaataaatcataaggtcattctttcgtgggcctggggagggacaatcagcaaagagcgaacacaacagagatccgactttcccgcgctggagcccccatgcaacggagccatgcggggataggtcggcagaactacagggagataaactcaaacagttcactatcttttagctacacattgttatcatatccacgtgtattaccccacggtcgagtatataaggcatagggggaccccttcagaacgatcgacctatTACtcggccacccacctcaactctctgcgttctcaattcagagagctcccttgtaacctcattcaccaagcatactcaccaggacgtagggtgttacgcatctccaagcggcccgaacctgtaaacattgtctattgtccctcgtgcatctgacacgaaccattttgctacagtcggcgacaccgccctactcctaaaaacaccttgagggacaACCCTAAGTGTGCAGTCGGACCCAAAATACCGACACTAGATGTATATATAGGACCTCCGTATAGATTTTGCTTAGGCCCCCGAATTCTCGGGACCGGCCTTGCATCTGCTTCATTTGAGGATGCTGCAGAATCTGGCGGCTTCGAGCTTCACTCACAGCGACGTAAGGGTTGGTTAGAGCAACTGAATCTGTCATGTTGTTTTCTCTTGGAATGTGTTTTATACTGGATGTAACTGTAACCCATCTGGATGTTGTACACAACGGGAAATAGACTAACTTCTGACGATCAAAGCTATTGGAAATTAGGCAAAGTCATCGAAAGTTAACTAACATATGATGGTATAATTTAACTTCAAACGAGTGCGTATCGGAACAAATAGGACAGAAGAAATGGGACGGAAGAAATAGGACGTATCACGTATGGGTGTTTTGATCTTTGCCCTTGAACTCTTTGAACTCTAAAAAAGACAATGGGACAATCGGTTATAGTTTATGGGCATTGTTTACATCAGCTGCTGTGATTGTGTCAGATGTGGGGTATACCCATAGTGCTGACTGTGGTCTCAAAGTCCGTGACCGATTGTTTGGTTCTGTTTTTTCTAGCTCTAGGCTCACTACTTACTAGCGCAGCAATCTAGGACAGTCCACGTGACGACGTCCTCAAATGGAACTTTTCATATCTGTTAGTGCGAATGTACATACGGTACACACCTCATATAAGAACAGGGAGAGTGGCATACTTACTGCCACGCCATCTCCCCCAATCACAAAACAAGAACCTCTGCCTTCGTTCAAAAAACCTCGCAAATGGACGCCAGAAGCAGCATGCACGTTGTGATGCTGCCATGGCTGGCTTTCGGCCACATCCTCCCGTTCACCGAGCTCGCCAAGCGCATAGCCCGGCAGGGCCACCGAGTCACACTCTTCTCCACGCCAAGAAACACCAGGCGGTTAATCCGCATCCCTCCAGAACTCGCGGAGCATATCCGCGTCGTGGACATCGCCCTGCCGCGCGTGGAGCGCCTGCCGGAGGACGCCGAGGCGAGCATAGACCTCCCATCCGACGACCTCCGACCGCACCTCCACGTAGCCTACGACGCTGCCTTCGCCGGCAAGCTGTCGGAAATCCTGCAGGAGCCGTATCCAGGGAAGCCGGACTGGGTGGTCATCGACTACGCCGCGCACTGGGCGCCGGCGGCCGCGGCGAGGCATGGCGTACCATGCGCGTTCCTGAGCCTGTTCAGCGCCGCGGTGGTCGTTTTCTATGGCCCCGCGGAGGGGCTCATGGGACGCGGGAGGTACGCAAGGGTGAAGCCAGAGCAGCTAACCGTGGTCCCTGACTACGTGCCGTTCCCGACCACCGTCGCGTACCGCGGCTTGGAGGCGCGCGAGTCTTTCACGCTGGTCTTGGCCCCGGACGAATCTGGCATGTCGGATGGCTACCGGTTCGGCAAGTGCATCGCAGAGAGCCAGCTCGTGGGCATCAGGAGCAGCGCGGAGTTCGAACCGGAGTGGCTTCAGGTGGTCGGTGGGCTATACCAGAAGCCGGTCATCCCGGTCGGTCTATTCCCTCCACCACCCACACAAGACATCGGCGGCCACAAGGCAGCGCTGCAATGGCTGG
This genomic window contains:
- the LOC103650968 gene encoding putative UDP-rhamnose:rhamnosyltransferase 1, yielding MDARSSMHVVMLPWLAFGHILPFTELAKRIARQGHRVTLFSTPRNTRRLIRIPPELAEHIRVVDIALPRVERLPEDAEASIDLPSDDLRPHLHVAYDAAFAGKLSEILQEPYPGKPDWVVIDYAAHWAPAAAARHGVPCAFLSLFSAAVVVFYGPAEGLMGRGRYARVKPEQLTVVPDYVPFPTTVAYRGLEARESFTLVLAPDESGMSDGYRFGKCIAESQLVGIRSSAEFEPEWLQVVGGLYQKPVIPVGLFPPPPTQDIGGHKAALQWLDGQPRRSVVYAAFGSEAKLTSAQLQAIALGLEASGLPFLWAFRQPVDANEGESGLPEGFEERIDGRGLVCRGWVPQTRFLAHESVGGFLTHAGWNSIIEGLARGVRLVLLPLVFDQGLNARHLTEKKISVEVPRDDEDGSFAPKDIAAALRKVLVEEGCEVFGDKAEVLAVLFGNDEMNDQCVRDFLKCMLEYSRQHQGAL